A genomic segment from Flexistipes sp. encodes:
- the thiL gene encoding thiamine-phosphate kinase, translating to MKEFEFIKLLKEKCKGCDSTPGIGDDAALFDNFLAAKDIVCEGIHFLKTTPAEHVVLKVFSANISDIAAMGGNPKYVLLGIAVPKAREGEKKNIIEAIKKSAGLYDVEVIGGDTTSASNDLFVSLTVIGKKGRFLLSRSGAGEGERVYLSRPLGLARISLEKELGSDFDIDAYQHYKMMAEKELGEVLGNVGTVTSCIDISDGLGRDASHLSEESGVKIVIEEKRLPFSHLKQFDVDKVDYFINSGEEFALLFTAKKEHAVDNSLKEKGIEVYDIGYTQKGSGVFLDNGKKRVSISSKGYEHK from the coding sequence ATGAAAGAGTTTGAATTTATTAAATTATTGAAGGAAAAATGTAAGGGATGTGATTCAACGCCGGGGATCGGGGATGATGCTGCGCTCTTCGATAACTTTCTTGCGGCAAAGGATATTGTATGTGAAGGAATTCACTTCTTAAAAACTACTCCTGCAGAACATGTTGTTTTGAAGGTCTTTTCAGCAAATATCAGCGACATTGCCGCTATGGGGGGTAATCCAAAATATGTTCTGCTGGGAATTGCTGTCCCCAAAGCAAGGGAAGGTGAGAAAAAGAATATAATCGAAGCAATAAAAAAATCAGCCGGTCTGTATGATGTTGAGGTTATAGGAGGAGACACCACCTCTGCCTCAAATGATCTTTTTGTTTCATTGACCGTTATAGGTAAAAAGGGGCGTTTTTTACTTTCCAGAAGCGGAGCGGGGGAAGGTGAAAGAGTATATCTTTCCAGACCGCTGGGGCTGGCACGTATTTCCCTTGAAAAAGAACTCGGTTCTGACTTTGATATCGATGCTTATCAGCATTATAAAATGATGGCTGAGAAGGAACTTGGAGAAGTTCTGGGTAATGTAGGTACTGTTACAAGCTGTATAGATATAAGCGACGGGCTTGGCAGGGATGCTTCTCATTTGAGCGAAGAAAGCGGTGTGAAAATAGTTATAGAAGAAAAGCGGCTTCCGTTTTCACATCTTAAGCAGTTTGATGTGGATAAAGTTGATTATTTCATTAATTCCGGAGAAGAATTTGCCCTTCTTTTTACAGCAAAAAAGGAACACGCCGTTGATAACTCTCTTAAAGAAAAAGGAATCGAAGTGTACGATATTGGTTACACGCAAAAAGGCTCCGGCGTATTCCTGGACAACGGAAAGAAACGGGTAAGCATATCATCAAAAGGTTACGAGCACAAATAA
- a CDS encoding MBL fold metallo-hydrolase, giving the protein MTVENINSHGHDTFEIRGKNVNIFTDPFQLTTESKADIILVTHSHHDHCSPDDIAKLLKNDTEIAASQDCKSKINGSVTAMKPGDSVEIKGVNIEAVHAYNIGKDFHPRENNWLGFIFDLDGTRYYLAGDTDFIPEMKNLEDIDIAFIPVSGTYVMTAEEAVEAALAINPKLAIPMHYGAIVGSESDAALFKDKLEGKIPVKILDKI; this is encoded by the coding sequence ATGACAGTTGAAAACATTAATTCTCATGGGCACGATACTTTTGAAATCAGAGGAAAGAATGTAAATATTTTTACGGATCCTTTTCAACTGACTACTGAAAGCAAGGCTGATATTATTTTGGTTACTCATTCACATCATGATCACTGCAGCCCTGATGACATTGCCAAACTGTTAAAAAATGATACGGAAATTGCCGCTTCACAAGATTGCAAAAGTAAAATTAACGGCAGCGTTACGGCAATGAAACCCGGTGACAGTGTTGAAATAAAAGGAGTAAACATTGAAGCAGTGCACGCTTACAATATCGGGAAAGACTTTCACCCCAGAGAGAATAACTGGCTGGGCTTTATCTTTGATTTGGACGGCACCAGATATTATCTGGCCGGGGATACGGACTTTATCCCTGAAATGAAAAATTTAGAAGATATAGATATAGCTTTTATCCCTGTAAGCGGCACATATGTAATGACGGCTGAAGAAGCCGTGGAAGCAGCCCTTGCAATCAACCCAAAACTGGCTATCCCCATGCACTACGGTGCTATTGTCGGCTCAGAAAGTGACGCTGCACTGTTCAAGGATAAACTGGAAGGGAAAATACCGGTAAAAATTCTTGATAAAATTTAA
- a CDS encoding YigZ family protein codes for MYTVIKEGYGEYEVKKSKFISYVVPYKNFEGKLEQLKTQHPKARHIVWAYRHLQEDQQIDENCTDDGEPKNTSGKPTLNILYHNDIINTAVFTVRYFGGILLGTGGLVKAYTESANRALNDATVIDTAKLYKKPVKIGYDKINHLEYLAGIYYLKIVNREFLGTYVIFTLQGQKEVIDRLEAEVGK; via the coding sequence ATGTATACGGTGATAAAAGAAGGCTATGGGGAATACGAGGTGAAAAAGTCAAAGTTTATATCATACGTTGTTCCTTATAAAAATTTTGAAGGTAAACTCGAACAACTGAAAACGCAGCATCCCAAGGCAAGGCATATTGTCTGGGCATACAGGCATCTGCAGGAAGATCAGCAGATAGATGAAAACTGTACGGATGACGGTGAGCCGAAAAATACTTCCGGCAAACCCACCCTGAATATTTTATACCATAATGATATAATAAATACGGCTGTTTTTACCGTCCGATATTTCGGTGGGATACTTCTGGGAACCGGAGGACTTGTAAAAGCGTATACCGAGAGTGCAAACCGGGCACTTAACGATGCAACGGTAATTGATACTGCAAAACTCTATAAAAAACCTGTAAAAATAGGGTACGATAAAATCAACCATCTGGAATATCTTGCCGGCATATATTATCTGAAGATTGTGAACAGGGAATTTTTAGGCACCTATGTTATTTTTACGCTGCAGGGACAAAAAGAGGTGATAGACCGTCTTGAAGCGGAAGTGGGGAAGTAA
- a CDS encoding glycogen-binding domain-containing protein: MKEFLVSQFIDDELNLKEKKLFVENVHKEEEFYEETISSLDFEMVMKNKISEVQTPRLDIPKGKKAPSYKNLTRFTQLLAASIIIIFALSIFSNQPATQKAEKFVNYRFVIYKPEAEKVEISGEFTNWKPLKLNEVSQSGYWEAEVKLKPGEYKYFYLINDKKVVADPTSIYKVEDGFGNKNSILKVNA; this comes from the coding sequence ATGAAGGAGTTTTTAGTTTCTCAATTTATAGATGATGAACTTAACTTAAAAGAGAAAAAACTGTTTGTGGAGAATGTGCACAAGGAGGAAGAGTTTTACGAAGAAACAATATCCTCACTTGATTTTGAGATGGTAATGAAAAACAAGATTTCAGAAGTACAGACACCCCGTCTGGATATTCCGAAAGGAAAAAAAGCACCGTCTTATAAAAATCTCACACGCTTCACACAACTGCTTGCTGCTTCTATAATCATTATTTTTGCCTTGAGTATTTTCAGTAATCAACCGGCTACTCAAAAGGCAGAGAAATTTGTAAATTACAGGTTTGTAATATACAAGCCGGAAGCTGAAAAAGTGGAGATATCCGGGGAGTTTACTAACTGGAAGCCGTTAAAATTAAATGAAGTAAGTCAGAGCGGTTACTGGGAAGCTGAAGTAAAACTCAAGCCCGGTGAATACAAATATTTTTACCTGATCAACGATAAAAAAGTTGTTGCTGATCCCACTTCAATATATAAAGTAGAAGACGGATTCGGCAACAAAAACAGTATATTGAAGGTTAATGCATGA
- a CDS encoding RNA polymerase sigma factor — translation MTFDKFYSETKDGFFKYLYYLCSDYETASDIFQESYFKMYQKYQDNPNKGLLYKIGKNAFLDTKRKKREVYVEQDFLSSFKDEHNNVSAEKEDDFLEKMLAKLDDETKHIFTLKIINDMKYREIAEITGHSEANIKVIIHRARKTLKKHFKEV, via the coding sequence TAAATTTTACTCGGAAACCAAAGACGGTTTTTTCAAATATCTGTATTATCTCTGCAGCGACTATGAAACAGCCAGTGACATATTCCAGGAAAGTTACTTCAAAATGTATCAAAAATACCAGGATAATCCAAACAAAGGACTGTTATACAAAATAGGCAAAAACGCTTTTCTGGATACAAAACGCAAAAAAAGGGAAGTATATGTAGAACAGGATTTTTTGTCCTCTTTTAAAGATGAGCACAATAACGTATCAGCGGAAAAGGAAGATGATTTTCTTGAAAAGATGCTTGCAAAACTGGACGATGAAACAAAACATATCTTCACACTTAAAATCATTAATGATATGAAATACAGGGAAATCGCCGAAATAACAGGGCATTCCGAAGCTAATATAAAGGTTATAATACACAGAGCCAGGAAAACTCTGAAAAAACACTTCAAGGAGGTTTAG